From the genome of Flavobacterium luteolum, one region includes:
- a CDS encoding pentapeptide repeat-containing protein → MEGIIHIQKTFDKVVYIDKRINNREFEDCVFKNCDFSNSNFSSNTFLDCEFIDCNLSMTSLAGTSLKNVTFKNCKLLGIAFNECDDFLFQVYFEDCVLDYALFSNKKMPKTKFINSSVREVTFIGTNLTSSIFDNCNLDGAIFNETQLAGVNFKTAYNYKIDPEFNPMKKAQFSTDGIVGLLDKYDIKIV, encoded by the coding sequence ATGGAAGGCATAATTCACATTCAGAAAACATTTGACAAAGTTGTTTATATTGATAAACGAATAAACAATCGGGAGTTTGAAGATTGTGTGTTTAAAAATTGTGATTTTTCCAACAGCAATTTTAGTTCTAATACTTTTCTTGACTGCGAATTTATTGACTGCAATCTCTCTATGACAAGTTTGGCTGGAACAAGTTTAAAAAATGTCACTTTTAAAAATTGTAAACTTCTGGGAATCGCTTTTAACGAATGTGACGATTTCTTATTTCAGGTATATTTTGAAGATTGCGTTTTGGATTATGCGCTTTTTTCGAATAAAAAAATGCCAAAAACCAAATTTATCAATTCTTCTGTGCGTGAAGTAACTTTTATCGGAACGAATTTAACGAGTTCTATTTTTGATAATTGCAATCTTGATGGCGCTATTTTTAACGAAACACAATTGGCTGGAGTTAATTTTAAAACAGCTTATAATTATAAAATCGATCCTGAATTTAATCCGATGAAAAAAGCACAATTTTCTACAGACGGAATTGTTGGATTATTAGACAAATACGATATCAAAATTGTTTAA
- a CDS encoding DUF294 nucleotidyltransferase-like domain-containing protein, producing MKNTISQRVADFLKNYPPFNFLHQRDLEKLSEQISIIYKEKDSVIFAENDKTHDSFYVVHKGAIALKKSTKNTVLDMCDEGDIFGLRPLLAQENYIMEAVAHEESILYAIPIAVFKPYALENRNIGNFLIESYASNTRNPYSDIHKDKLYGDDQLNENLHSSNHSFDLAPIKYSKKIVTCGPTTTVKEVAKIMNKKKVGAILIVDEMLPIGILTDKDLRNKIVTGDFPITTTAETIMTKPVITYPKKMTVTEAQMAMMKSNISHLCLTKDGTVNTKAVGILSKHDVMVALGNNPAVLIKALKRTKKIKEIKPIRNRIMQLLQGYLDQNIPMTLITKIITELNEACTTRVIEICLEKMSSPPPVKFAWLALGSQGRGEQMLHTDQDNAIVYENVNEVFRDETKIYFLKFAGLVNKGLFEIGYDYCPADMMASSPKWCMSLDEWKAQVHHWITNPGKNEVLLSFIFFDYSKTYGDSEIVNELSDSIFENVKANPIFYMHLVSGALQSPSPTGFFRQFLVEQDGANKDNFDIKRRALMPLTDAARVLILSHSVKGISNTAERFEKLAELEPNNRELYLSCSYSFKALLKFRTKQGLLHHDSGQFIELESLTKMEKIKLKRTFKTIKELQELISVRFNISNLV from the coding sequence ATGAAAAATACCATTTCGCAACGTGTTGCCGACTTTTTAAAGAATTATCCGCCGTTTAATTTTTTGCATCAGAGAGATTTAGAAAAGCTATCTGAGCAGATTTCTATTATTTATAAAGAAAAAGATTCAGTAATTTTTGCCGAAAATGATAAAACGCACGATTCTTTTTATGTAGTGCATAAAGGTGCGATCGCATTGAAAAAAAGCACTAAAAACACCGTTTTAGACATGTGTGACGAAGGCGATATTTTTGGACTTCGTCCGCTTTTGGCACAAGAAAATTACATTATGGAGGCTGTAGCGCATGAAGAAAGTATTCTTTACGCTATTCCTATTGCGGTTTTTAAACCTTACGCCCTTGAAAACAGAAACATTGGCAATTTTCTAATTGAAAGTTATGCTTCAAATACTCGAAATCCGTATTCAGACATTCATAAAGATAAATTATATGGCGATGATCAGTTAAATGAAAACCTGCATTCGAGCAATCATTCTTTTGATTTAGCACCCATCAAATATTCAAAAAAAATCGTAACCTGCGGTCCGACAACGACTGTTAAGGAAGTGGCTAAGATTATGAATAAAAAGAAAGTTGGTGCTATTCTGATTGTTGATGAAATGCTTCCGATTGGTATTCTAACTGATAAAGACCTTCGAAATAAAATTGTTACCGGCGATTTTCCAATTACGACAACTGCCGAAACGATAATGACGAAACCTGTTATTACATATCCGAAAAAAATGACGGTTACCGAGGCTCAAATGGCGATGATGAAAAGTAATATCAGCCATTTGTGTTTAACGAAAGATGGAACGGTAAATACTAAAGCGGTCGGAATTTTATCGAAACACGACGTTATGGTAGCGCTTGGAAATAATCCTGCGGTTTTAATAAAAGCGCTGAAACGCACTAAAAAAATCAAGGAAATAAAACCAATCCGCAACCGAATTATGCAACTGCTTCAAGGTTATCTGGATCAAAATATTCCGATGACTTTGATTACCAAAATCATTACTGAATTGAACGAGGCCTGCACTACTCGAGTTATCGAGATCTGTTTGGAAAAAATGAGCAGTCCGCCGCCTGTAAAATTTGCATGGTTGGCGCTTGGAAGCCAAGGACGCGGCGAACAAATGTTGCATACCGATCAAGATAATGCAATTGTTTATGAAAATGTAAATGAAGTTTTTAGAGATGAAACGAAAATATATTTCTTAAAATTTGCCGGTCTTGTCAATAAAGGCCTATTTGAAATTGGCTACGATTATTGTCCTGCCGATATGATGGCTTCTAGTCCGAAATGGTGTATGAGTCTGGATGAATGGAAAGCTCAGGTGCATCATTGGATTACAAATCCAGGGAAAAATGAGGTTTTACTTTCCTTTATTTTCTTTGATTACAGTAAAACTTATGGCGATTCTGAAATCGTTAACGAATTGTCTGATTCCATTTTTGAAAATGTAAAAGCTAATCCGATTTTTTATATGCATTTGGTGAGCGGTGCTTTGCAAAGCCCTTCTCCTACTGGCTTCTTTAGACAATTTTTAGTGGAACAAGATGGCGCAAACAAAGATAATTTCGACATCAAACGAAGAGCCTTAATGCCTTTAACAGATGCAGCGCGTGTTTTAATTTTATCCCATTCGGTAAAAGGAATCAGCAATACGGCTGAACGTTTTGAGAAATTGGCTGAACTGGAACCAAATAATAGAGAATTGTATTTATCATGCTCTTATTCGTTTAAAGCTTTACTGAAATTTAGAACCAAACAAGGATTATTACACCATGATTCGGGTCAGTTTATCGAATTGGAGTCTTTAACAAAAATGGAAAAAATTAAGCTGAAACGTACTTTTAAAACCATCAAAGAACTTCAGGAACTTATTTCGGTACGTTTTAATATTTCAAATCTGGTATAA
- a CDS encoding cytochrome-c peroxidase translates to MKLKYFTFLFILLSFFYSCKESEASKPTIKQELLVDLNKLSNEISQFQKLVTSNSSQKEIVAQFKKSRLAYKKVEWAIEYFIPETGRFMNGPALDEMELEENRSFEPHGFQVMEEMIYPEYNPESKEGLTRELNIFQSNIKQLKSTFEVITISDDYVLDAMQQNVFRVIALGITGFDSPILQSSIPEAGQSLISIPETLEKIDADNKSVSELKELTKSAQKYCTENNNFNAFNRAIFISEYLNPISKKLKTFQKEENIKNVKKSSPLKPTIETLFDKDAFDVNAFVLSKEYNFTKEKAILGEKLFYDTSLSKNNDRSCATCHNPEKAFTDGLKTNISLTGMNLPRNTPTLTYASLQNAQFWDMRQLDLEKQSVDVIQNKDEMHGSMENIHAKIQLDKEYVKLFKKAYPKISKPEAWQIQNAIASYIRSLNAFDSRFDDYMRGNKKALNSQEIEGMNLFMGKAKCATCHFTPLFNGTVPPSYSKTEHEVIGTPSEASGKTLSPDKGRYIYNQMPQLVGAFKTPTVRNAAVTAPYMHNGVFKTLEEVVSFYNKGGGIGLGYEVENQTLPFDKLNLTIKEEKALVTFMKTLTDKKYQ, encoded by the coding sequence ATGAAATTAAAATATTTTACTTTTCTATTTATACTGCTTTCTTTTTTCTATTCATGCAAAGAAAGCGAAGCTTCAAAACCAACGATCAAACAAGAATTACTTGTAGACTTAAATAAACTTAGTAATGAAATTTCACAATTTCAAAAACTTGTAACCAGCAATTCTTCACAAAAAGAAATTGTAGCACAATTTAAAAAGTCACGTCTAGCATACAAAAAAGTCGAATGGGCAATTGAATATTTTATTCCTGAAACTGGTAGATTTATGAACGGTCCTGCTCTTGACGAAATGGAATTGGAAGAAAACAGATCTTTTGAACCCCATGGTTTTCAAGTTATGGAAGAAATGATTTATCCTGAATACAATCCTGAAAGTAAAGAAGGTTTAACGAGAGAATTGAATATTTTTCAATCGAATATTAAACAACTCAAAAGCACTTTTGAAGTTATTACCATTAGTGATGATTACGTTTTGGATGCTATGCAGCAGAATGTTTTTAGAGTTATTGCTTTAGGAATAACTGGTTTTGATAGTCCGATTTTGCAGTCTTCAATTCCAGAAGCTGGCCAGAGTTTAATCTCAATTCCAGAAACGCTTGAAAAGATTGATGCTGATAATAAATCAGTATCTGAATTAAAAGAGTTGACCAAAAGCGCACAAAAATACTGCACTGAAAATAATAATTTCAATGCTTTTAATCGTGCTATTTTTATATCTGAATATCTAAATCCGATTTCGAAAAAACTGAAAACTTTTCAGAAAGAAGAGAATATTAAAAATGTAAAGAAAAGCAGTCCGCTGAAACCAACAATTGAAACTTTATTTGATAAAGATGCTTTTGATGTGAATGCTTTTGTTCTTTCTAAAGAATATAATTTTACTAAAGAAAAAGCCATTTTAGGCGAAAAATTGTTTTATGATACAAGTCTTTCAAAAAACAATGATCGAAGCTGTGCAACTTGCCATAATCCTGAAAAAGCTTTTACAGACGGATTAAAAACAAACATTTCACTTACTGGAATGAATTTACCAAGAAACACTCCTACTCTAACCTATGCTTCTTTGCAGAATGCTCAGTTTTGGGATATGCGTCAGTTGGATCTAGAAAAACAAAGTGTGGATGTGATTCAGAATAAAGACGAAATGCATGGCTCGATGGAAAATATTCATGCTAAAATTCAGCTGGACAAGGAGTATGTAAAACTATTCAAAAAAGCTTATCCAAAAATATCAAAACCAGAAGCGTGGCAGATTCAAAATGCTATTGCGAGTTATATACGCTCTTTAAATGCTTTTGATTCTCGATTTGATGACTATATGAGAGGAAACAAAAAAGCTTTAAACAGCCAAGAAATCGAAGGAATGAACCTTTTTATGGGAAAAGCAAAATGTGCCACTTGCCATTTTACGCCATTATTTAACGGAACAGTTCCGCCAAGTTATTCCAAAACCGAACATGAAGTTATCGGAACTCCAAGTGAAGCTTCCGGAAAAACTTTAAGCCCAGATAAAGGCCGTTACATCTACAACCAAATGCCACAATTAGTTGGAGCATTTAAAACGCCAACTGTCAGAAATGCTGCTGTTACAGCGCCATATATGCATAACGGAGTTTTTAAGACGCTCGAAGAAGTAGTTTCTTTCTACAATAAAGGCGGTGGAATTGGTTTAGGCTACGAAGTAGAAAATCAAACACTTCCTTTTGACAAACTGAATTTGACTATAAAAGAAGAAAAGGCTCTAGTTACTTTTATGAAAACGCTAACGGATAAAAAATACCAGTAA
- a CDS encoding DUF6095 family protein, which produces MATNRQLLGKGIKYLTGALPLMFLGPSLIYNAFQNQSNNWHYLVLAIGIVACLSSMVLIFLGLKTIMKGIFND; this is translated from the coding sequence ATGGCAACAAACAGACAATTACTAGGAAAAGGAATTAAATATTTAACAGGTGCTTTGCCTTTAATGTTTCTTGGTCCATCGTTAATTTATAATGCTTTTCAGAATCAAAGCAACAACTGGCACTATCTTGTTTTAGCAATCGGAATTGTAGCTTGTCTAAGCTCTATGGTTTTGATCTTTTTGGGATTGAAAACCATTATGAAAGGTATATTTAATGACTAA
- a CDS encoding HET-C-related protein produces MSRIRIVGGTITKTTGGDHNIYSEGNIVYNSGTSVSLTSDVGISYGEPKNPPRQEIVESKYKLESIYAHEQLSALAKQLDELPFMFFMVGVFGEEIEASALSKLYRGLSDKSIISPEIVVTKFPARGRKANYSNSRKKILVWEHFIDLAVKDNDARAELMSALVEEYGHHIDNLLRTELATNGKEDTDYIDEGAKFAYALFNFDIFKETQLCFAKAETPNFTGDLIIDFSELHTQVKEYVSEDKQYDANPKEDEEGFGAGFEAGMHGGIEKEALEEFVRSKKITELEVKQIYYGNWLRDYSQIILESTIRLEKPDIDKIKKSGIEHLNGLLKMNPYKMSHEGLVKLLEILAAKEFVFGSDKFTPNYKNHVRAFQKEYGVLTKDILGIYRPEEHIDNPKGLKDFSSLSVSFQYEHAKGSFVTRKLYAGEDAKSLAINELNVKNYIATKGGGATDPERPTSDAYMTQQLKLAVQYGRNKDGFRHLGAAFHVLEDFFSHTNFIEITLIKAGSMLLDKNENSTLGKELVLVYPWVQGMQGQDYSTIPIITGKFLLDDTMASVLPKAGEKMFPIGIQDYVQRKPGDRTFQDAFILTTLEDLSTGQQTDGLEKDPVYMGMKSSDLLAMYKNYLKLIDTKAAAVEYTGWLGRTIDKGLSYMGDSLTTFNNIAYNLLLGSVDDDVKIEQTENSNKNYGTDPTHTQVAKDALNHPLNPLASELAKIAVKDVATRILDIWKTGSDPTGEELAKYVINKYTLHPVYQVTDWANEAVNKWAKKNDIEVIKRLQSTTPYDHAEKVTQRAISNKKVQEILNYFK; encoded by the coding sequence ATGAGCAGAATAAGAATTGTAGGAGGCACTATAACAAAAACTACTGGAGGAGATCATAATATTTATTCGGAAGGCAATATTGTTTATAATTCTGGTACGTCAGTTAGTTTAACAAGTGATGTAGGTATTAGTTATGGAGAGCCGAAAAATCCTCCAAGACAAGAAATTGTTGAGAGCAAATATAAACTTGAAAGTATATATGCACATGAACAGCTTTCAGCTTTGGCAAAACAACTAGATGAATTGCCTTTTATGTTTTTTATGGTTGGAGTTTTTGGTGAAGAAATTGAAGCCAGTGCATTAAGTAAATTATACAGAGGACTTAGTGATAAGTCTATAATTTCACCAGAAATTGTAGTTACAAAATTTCCTGCTCGAGGAAGAAAAGCCAATTACAGCAATAGTAGGAAAAAAATACTGGTATGGGAACATTTTATCGATCTAGCTGTAAAAGACAATGATGCAAGGGCAGAATTAATGTCGGCTTTGGTGGAAGAATATGGTCATCATATTGATAATTTGTTAAGAACAGAACTCGCAACTAATGGCAAGGAAGATACAGATTATATAGACGAAGGTGCGAAGTTTGCCTATGCTTTATTTAATTTTGATATTTTTAAAGAAACACAGCTTTGTTTTGCCAAAGCAGAAACCCCAAACTTTACAGGAGATTTAATAATAGATTTTTCTGAGCTACATACACAAGTAAAAGAGTATGTAAGCGAGGATAAACAATATGATGCCAACCCAAAAGAAGATGAGGAAGGTTTTGGTGCAGGGTTTGAGGCCGGAATGCATGGAGGGATAGAAAAAGAGGCATTAGAGGAATTTGTTAGAAGTAAAAAGATTACCGAATTAGAAGTAAAGCAAATTTATTATGGAAACTGGCTACGTGATTATTCTCAAATTATATTAGAAAGTACAATACGACTTGAAAAACCTGATATTGATAAAATAAAAAAGAGTGGAATTGAGCATCTTAATGGGCTGTTAAAAATGAATCCATACAAAATGTCTCACGAGGGTTTGGTAAAGCTTTTGGAAATATTGGCGGCCAAAGAATTTGTATTTGGGTCTGATAAATTTACTCCTAATTATAAAAACCATGTTAGGGCTTTTCAAAAAGAGTATGGGGTGCTTACTAAAGATATTTTAGGTATATACCGACCAGAAGAACATATAGACAATCCGAAAGGTCTTAAAGATTTTAGTAGTTTAAGTGTTTCTTTTCAATACGAACATGCCAAAGGAAGCTTTGTTACTAGAAAGTTGTATGCAGGAGAAGATGCTAAATCGCTTGCAATAAACGAACTGAACGTAAAAAATTATATAGCTACAAAAGGTGGTGGCGCGACAGATCCTGAAAGGCCAACATCTGATGCATATATGACTCAACAGCTAAAACTTGCGGTACAGTACGGTAGAAATAAAGATGGTTTTAGACATTTGGGAGCAGCTTTTCATGTACTTGAAGATTTTTTCTCACACACTAATTTTATAGAAATAACTTTAATAAAGGCAGGAAGTATGCTTCTTGACAAAAACGAGAATAGTACCTTAGGCAAAGAATTAGTTTTGGTTTACCCTTGGGTACAAGGTATGCAGGGGCAGGATTATAGTACGATACCTATAATAACAGGCAAGTTTTTATTAGATGACACTATGGCAAGTGTGTTGCCTAAAGCGGGTGAAAAAATGTTTCCAATTGGTATACAGGATTATGTACAGCGAAAACCTGGTGATAGAACTTTTCAAGATGCTTTTATACTTACCACTTTAGAAGATTTATCTACTGGGCAACAGACAGATGGCCTAGAGAAAGATCCTGTTTATATGGGGATGAAGAGTTCGGACTTGCTTGCTATGTATAAAAATTATTTAAAACTGATTGATACCAAGGCCGCTGCTGTAGAATATACTGGCTGGTTAGGAAGAACAATAGACAAAGGGTTAAGTTATATGGGAGATTCCTTAACGACTTTTAATAATATCGCATACAATTTGCTCTTGGGGTCAGTAGATGATGATGTAAAAATAGAACAAACAGAAAATAGCAATAAAAATTATGGCACCGACCCAACGCATACACAAGTAGCCAAAGATGCTCTTAACCATCCATTAAACCCACTTGCGTCTGAGCTTGCTAAAATAGCAGTAAAAGATGTCGCGACAAGAATTCTGGATATCTGGAAAACGGGGAGTGATCCTACAGGCGAAGAGCTTGCCAAATATGTGATAAATAAATATACTTTGCATCCCGTTTATCAGGTTACAGATTGGGCTAATGAAGCAGTTAATAAATGGGCAAAAAAAAATGATATAGAGGTTATTAAGAGACTTCAGAGTACTACTCCATATGACCATGCTGAGAAGGTTACACAAAGAGCGATTAGCAACAAAAAAGTGCAGGAAATTTTAAATTATTTTAAATGA
- a CDS encoding 3'-5' exonuclease has protein sequence MSLFNFWKKEETNLFDENITIEETRFVVLDTETTGFDYDNDRILCIGALVLQNGIINVQDSFEVYLEQDHYDKTTAQIHGILKDLLIKRPTELEALKQFLDFLGDSIIIAHHTIFDVTMINKALERNGLPHLTNKTLDTAYLYKKTLIQSHLFERKDHYTLDDLADKFDISKKDRHTALGDAYITAIAFLKIVKKLKEKKAVNLNQLFKPL, from the coding sequence ATGAGTTTATTCAATTTTTGGAAAAAAGAAGAGACTAATCTATTCGATGAAAATATTACCATCGAAGAAACTCGTTTTGTTGTTTTAGATACTGAAACTACAGGATTTGATTATGATAACGATCGTATTTTATGTATTGGCGCATTGGTTCTTCAAAACGGAATCATTAATGTTCAGGATAGTTTTGAAGTTTATCTCGAACAAGATCATTATGATAAAACGACTGCTCAAATTCATGGTATTTTAAAAGATTTATTGATTAAACGTCCGACCGAGTTAGAGGCTTTAAAGCAATTTTTAGATTTTTTAGGAGATTCTATAATCATTGCGCATCACACAATTTTTGATGTTACCATGATTAATAAAGCTTTAGAACGAAATGGCCTTCCGCATTTAACCAATAAAACTTTAGATACGGCTTATTTGTACAAAAAGACTTTGATTCAATCGCATTTATTCGAGAGAAAAGATCATTATACCTTAGATGATTTGGCTGACAAATTTGATATTTCAAAAAAAGACCGTCACACTGCTTTGGGTGATGCTTATATTACTGCGATTGCTTTTCTTAAGATTGTAAAAAAGCTAAAAGAGAAAAAGGCGGTCAATCTAAATCAGCTTTTTAAACCGCTTTAA
- a CDS encoding DNA topoisomerase IV: MKKIIFLLPVLALVSCYNAEHNCKDFKTGKFKFETEVNGEKKTTYFERKDDIEIETFEGKTDTATIRWVSDCEYVLQKKHPKNMAEEKAISMKILTTSKDSYTFEFGLVGSEEKQRGTVYKVD; encoded by the coding sequence ATGAAAAAAATAATTTTCTTATTACCTGTTTTGGCTTTAGTTTCATGTTATAACGCCGAACACAATTGTAAAGATTTTAAAACCGGAAAATTTAAATTTGAGACAGAAGTCAACGGCGAGAAAAAAACAACTTATTTTGAACGCAAAGACGATATCGAAATCGAAACTTTTGAAGGAAAAACAGATACAGCAACCATTCGTTGGGTAAGTGACTGTGAATATGTACTACAGAAAAAGCATCCAAAAAACATGGCTGAAGAAAAAGCAATCAGCATGAAGATTTTAACAACTTCTAAAGATTCTTATACGTTTGAATTTGGCTTGGTTGGTTCTGAAGAGAAACAGCGAGGTACTGTTTATAAAGTTGATTAA
- a CDS encoding DUF1572 family protein, which produces MKLSESYLESVKKQFLYYKMLGEKAIEQLEPSQLFVSFNDDTNSIATIIKHISGNMLSRWTDFLTSDGEKEWRNRDAEFENDLQSKEEVLEVWNKGWNCLENALGSLKPEQLSDIIYIRNEGHTVIEAINRQLAHYPYHVGQIVFYAKQLKNSEWNSLSIPKNKSGNYNAEKFAKEKEIKNFTDDELKRLK; this is translated from the coding sequence ATGAAATTATCTGAATCTTACCTTGAAAGTGTCAAAAAGCAATTTTTATATTATAAAATGCTTGGAGAAAAAGCTATAGAGCAGCTTGAGCCTTCGCAACTTTTTGTATCGTTTAATGACGACACCAACAGCATTGCTACCATTATAAAACACATTTCAGGCAACATGCTTTCGCGTTGGACCGATTTTCTGACTTCTGATGGAGAGAAAGAATGGCGAAATCGTGATGCAGAATTTGAAAACGATTTACAGTCTAAAGAAGAAGTTCTGGAAGTCTGGAACAAAGGATGGAATTGTCTTGAAAATGCTTTGGGAAGTCTAAAACCAGAACAGCTTTCAGATATCATTTACATTAGAAATGAAGGTCATACGGTTATTGAAGCTATAAATCGTCAATTGGCACATTATCCTTATCATGTTGGTCAGATTGTTTTTTACGCCAAACAATTGAAAAACAGCGAATGGAATAGCTTATCGATTCCGAAGAATAAATCGGGAAATTACAATGCTGAAAAGTTTGCCAAAGAGAAAGAAATTAAGAACTTTACCGATGATGAATTAAAGAGATTGAAATGA
- a CDS encoding type VI secretion system baseplate subunit TssF, with amino-acid sequence MRQDRIKDRVLKRAARSWGFSDVEMETSFDPVVSMMLNALSYELEKVAHELEDSKTRVVERVLEIMFPEVTTGVKPARAILHALPIENNMKVSLQNQMTANRRIHNIYNPLAPIIKEVALSPTLEVKLSCAEVKYVAYERNLFEISNLFYKDAIRGYKNSLPSGVVFLGLELTDPKVEDIEDLMLYIDIKNIHQKEMFHYYLKQMKCFQDDVQIGVEEGYNVPVNNIDIENIINRNYTHLSEIMQEVNEFYFDNFYTLKGSLKYKPFNEYSSEYKCFEAVTERNDNPIIWIKMVFPESLIPQILDNVSFAANCFPVINKKKHIISKTLGNFLSYIALETDNNFYLDVDKVVDGFNNHYEIKEFKDGVLEEGNAVLRTGGVSRFDSRSASELLQNVLDLLKDESSSFAGLGKDFMNSSLVEINQLLASVEQQARESSFSKNNDPYLMIKPKIDESIGKSFCIHYWSTCAEEGNDIKAGTVLESKEDMLFVSKEAVLVTNTVGGMNKQNNKDRILAYRNALLTRGRIVTFADIKAFGFNHFKSCVTDIRIEKGTRKEISVKAGFSRTVDIYLKIDATERNYLSATEWDYLSESFIKNLKNRSSNVFPYRLFIEE; translated from the coding sequence ATGAGACAAGATCGAATAAAAGATAGAGTGCTAAAAAGAGCAGCTAGATCATGGGGCTTTTCAGATGTTGAGATGGAAACATCATTTGATCCTGTGGTATCAATGATGCTTAATGCATTGTCTTACGAATTGGAGAAAGTAGCCCATGAACTTGAAGACTCTAAAACAAGAGTAGTAGAAAGAGTTTTGGAAATTATGTTTCCTGAAGTTACGACAGGAGTAAAACCTGCAAGAGCAATTTTGCATGCGTTGCCAATAGAGAATAATATGAAAGTTTCCTTGCAGAATCAAATGACTGCAAATCGAAGAATTCATAATATTTACAATCCTTTAGCGCCAATTATTAAAGAAGTTGCCCTGTCGCCAACATTAGAAGTAAAGCTGTCATGTGCAGAGGTAAAATATGTCGCGTATGAGCGTAATTTGTTCGAGATTTCGAATCTTTTTTACAAAGATGCCATACGAGGCTATAAGAATTCACTACCTTCTGGTGTCGTGTTTTTAGGACTTGAATTAACAGATCCGAAGGTCGAAGACATTGAAGATTTGATGTTATATATTGACATTAAAAATATACATCAGAAAGAGATGTTTCATTACTATTTAAAACAGATGAAATGTTTTCAGGATGATGTGCAAATTGGGGTAGAAGAAGGTTACAATGTTCCTGTAAATAATATTGATATCGAAAATATTATCAATCGTAATTACACGCATTTGAGTGAAATTATGCAGGAAGTGAATGAGTTTTATTTTGATAATTTTTATACGCTGAAAGGATCATTAAAGTATAAACCTTTTAATGAATACAGTTCAGAATATAAATGTTTTGAAGCTGTAACAGAGAGAAATGATAATCCGATTATTTGGATAAAAATGGTTTTTCCAGAATCGTTAATTCCGCAAATATTAGATAATGTTTCTTTTGCGGCAAATTGCTTTCCTGTAATTAACAAAAAGAAGCATATTATTAGTAAAACCTTGGGGAATTTCTTGTCTTATATAGCATTAGAAACAGACAATAATTTCTATCTGGATGTTGATAAGGTTGTCGACGGATTCAATAATCATTATGAAATAAAGGAATTTAAAGATGGAGTACTTGAAGAAGGAAATGCAGTATTAAGAACAGGCGGCGTATCCAGATTCGATTCTAGAAGTGCTTCAGAATTACTGCAAAATGTATTGGACTTGTTAAAGGACGAAAGTTCTTCTTTTGCAGGTTTGGGTAAAGACTTTATGAACAGCTCTTTGGTTGAAATAAACCAGCTTTTAGCTTCTGTCGAACAGCAAGCGAGAGAAAGCAGTTTTTCTAAAAATAATGATCCTTATCTCATGATTAAACCAAAAATTGATGAATCTATAGGAAAGTCATTTTGTATACATTATTGGTCTACTTGTGCAGAAGAAGGAAATGATATCAAAGCAGGAACTGTTTTAGAATCTAAAGAGGATATGCTGTTTGTAAGTAAAGAGGCAGTTTTGGTCACCAATACAGTAGGCGGTATGAACAAGCAGAATAATAAAGATCGTATTTTAGCTTATCGAAATGCTTTACTGACTCGTGGCAGAATTGTAACATTTGCAGATATAAAAGCATTTGGATTTAATCATTTTAAAAGCTGTGTAACAGATATTAGAATAGAAAAAGGAACGCGAAAAGAAATTTCTGTAAAAGCAGGTTTTAGCAGAACAGTAGATATTTATCTAAAAATTGATGCAACAGAAAGAAACTATCTATCCGCTACAGAATGGGATTATCTGTCTGAAAGTTTTATAAAGAACTTAAAAAATAGGTCATCAAATGTATTTCCTTATCGTCTTTTCATAGAAGAATAA